cAACTTTGACCATATGTATTCGATGCTgtacagtgtctgtcctgttgggtgtatttataaCTCACAGTGTTCAGTGCCTGCTGGATTCCTCCTTTGGATGTGCCACTTGTGTAGTTATCTGAGTCTAACATTGGTGCGGTCTgtcacccactactggttgtgttggttctgggtcctcttgggtggTGTTCAGGTATGGGTTGGTGTCTGTTGTTTGTTACCCAccgtgggctacctgtctgaaactgatgctctgttcactgtttatgtctgcattttctgtgcctaggTAGTGTGTGAGGGGCCAACCTatgtataaagatcagcttcctcctgcttagagctgacaaaAGCTCCATAAAAGGGCCCAAACTCcattaagatttgcctccacttttcagctgttcaACCTCtccttgcagctgcctggtcttccagagtcttctgtagaaagactgtagtatgGGCTTGACTGGCCTCATTCCACCAGCTCCTCTACAGATTATaaacttggtgggttagggcagctgaggttggaatacaacattagtgagaCCCCCTATTTCAGGGGtatcttggtcaggagctcagtacaggaaaggtggctcctactccagagcctaatccctcaatCCTATTTcttcccagcaaggtgagcagcatgttcaggttgggtggggctaacagtcccctctgcagaggttcttccagctggggagcccctggtctcagggaggaaaactaacagagtcctcccctggggctgagTGTGACCCcctccagaaagtggctaagctccTTGACCtgtcccaacaataggctccgGGAAACCCACACCTTGAATgaccatgctccaagcctctcccccttctccctgtggaaccagcccagcagggcaggatatccagaacCCAGGCCGGCTGACTGcgaagctccaccctgtccaatgtgcatgagccgctgtgctggtactgatcacagagagtggaactcacctcagctgggctggTTGTCAGATGAGCCCTCCCTTAGGGCACGCCACCAGCAAGGGTAGTTGGGTCCTGCCCCAATGCTCTCCGCAGCTGGCCACTGATGTGCCAgctctgggcctccctggagggaacgtggtgcagaccagtgggaacACTGTCCATggctggctgtaaagccagtagccagggctgctatcacagccgcctcctggcccatgcaggttcgcattggattcggacagtcggtaaagaaacaacggagccagtaactgatgggctgtcatctttaatcctagcttgcacccggcgggcaagtaaaacacacactgggctccaaaacccactcacattcagtgctcacagagctactgacttatccgagtttcctagaatcaaaggtttctagctcaccagacttattcacctctgttccccatctccttccttctccctgcataaactgcacaaactggcctctcactcaacaatccaccatcttggctgcttctcctggcctcctccacatggcctccttctgctctctgctctgctctctcctctaatgataatctcaggaaccaagcgcgcaagctcccgttctgcccctattttatagtgtagaaatccaaacctttaatccaatatacaaaatagggaagtctctactacaaagtcacttatctggggcatgatgggattgtaccaccccatatcaaaaagggttggaaaggcttaatcccaaaaccaagccccaggatacaaggattctgcctgcccatagagacacacattaatatcacctgggcaacggcctacacgtgggcagcgccatctttaacaaagtgagcataatatattttatctgcccaacactggccctcagcaaccttcttggagctacaatcAAATCAGAggttatggctgcctctgctgggcccaggtgctcatggaaataccgAACCGCACACCTAGGCTGGATTTTACCCACTTTGGGCCTGGGGGCAAGTCAGAAAAAGTCCCAAGCTTCTCTGAGAAGCTCCTGCagtctctgtctgctggctgcttgttgggcttggccactgaaataaaacttcTGGTAGTTTAGACTCTAAATTGCCGGGGCAGTTcaaggattaggaagggtggtggatgTGGCTTTGCCCCCAGGCCCTAGGCGTCAGTccagacttttttatttatttatttatttttttacagggacatagagtcagatagagggatagacaggaacagacagataggaacaaagagagatgagaagcatcaatcatcagtttttcagagACAccccagctgttcattgattgctttctcatatgtgccatgaccacaggccttcagcagaccgagtaaccccttgcttgagccagcgaccctgggtccaagctggtgagctttttgctcaagccatatgagcccgcgctcaagccggcaacctcagggtctcaaacctgggtccttccgcatcccagttggacactctatccactgcgccactgcctggtcaggcagtccagACTTttatcacagacctcagtagggtcaACAGGAgcccaatgggtgtggcctctgagaccacaAGGTGCGGTCAGCCAGCAGTTCAGACAGTTTCTACCTACTCTCCCCTGAggcggaagcaccagtcatagactcggggAAGTAGGGGGTAAGGCTCCATCCTCAACGCCCGCCTGGTtcttcctggctgacttctcagaacgGCCTGGTATCCATAGAGTAGGGCagctgctttcccccaggctgatgctacaTGGAGGGGATGTTCCATCCAAGAAATATGGCGACTGCGGTATTGAAGAATGACTTaacacaggggttccagtggtcATGCCcatagtgtctctccctgggcctccaacttcacactctcctcatgcaactctagtcctctcagccctccctccatggagccctagtaagtggctgtgaatgagattttctgtgttgaCCCTTGAAAACGGtgactgtgggccctggccagtttgctcagtgggtagtgcactggcctggtatgtggatgtccttggtttgatttctggtcagggcacacaggagaagtgaccatctgcttctatccccttccctctcccccttctctctctcttcctcttccacagccagtggcttgattggttctagtgttGGCGCAGGTACTGAAGATAGCTCATCTAGTGTTGGCACAGGTACTAGCACTTGGTATACGGTAAGCATTTTTCAatgtatagctcagttgatttgagcatcagccccagacagggattgctgggggGTCcaatcaggtgcatgcgggagtctatatcctcctctcacttaaataaataaataaataaataaataaataaataaataaataaatggcggTGCCCACCTGAaaactcccatctctttctcacagatagAAACTGCACCTCTTTTCCCCGCCAGATGCtctgtgggtgcctcttctaggctctggaagGCATTTGGCCCAGGGCTttggaccctcccctctcagggagAATCTCCCTGCAGTGAAAGTCCCTCcggaccctcagccaccactcactcctgggagcggggcagccctgtccgtgtctccacccttcctaccagtctcagtgtgggttttgtgatccttggttatagactcctcttcatttagtttgAAGTTGGTTTCTCAAGATGATTagtcttaaatttagttgtaactccaatTTGGACCTGGGAGGTGGCATTTAGGACATCTACCTACTCTATTGACATCTTGGAATCTCTCTCCAATTGTCTTAATTATCAATCACTGCTTTACCCTTCTTCCATTATAAAACCAAGACGTTGGTCCTTTCCTCACAACATACCTCACTGGTATCAACAAGTCTGGCTGTTTGAAATATATGTCAAATTAAAATGgactcaagaaaagaaaatttaatgtgTGAAAAATTGTTTTCCTGACAATTCTTTAATAAACTGCCTGTTGGTATCACTGAGTCCCTATATTGCTAAAATGGTAATAGATGAGAATATAATACCACCAGGATGATTGTTACTTGATTACCCTGTACTGCAGATTATcataaaaggatttttttaattgagtaggtaatttttttttaactttttttttttttttttttcctgaagctggaaacggggagagacagtcagacagactcccgcatgcactcgaccgggatccacccggcacgcccaccagggggcgatcctctgcccctcctgggcgtcgctctgccacgaccagagccactctagcgcctggggcagaggccaaggagccatccccagcgcccgggccatctttgctccaatggagccttggctgcgggaggggaagagagagacagagaggaagaaggggggtagggggtggaaaagcaaatgggcgcttctcctatgtgccctggccgggaatcgaacccgggtcccccgcacgccaggccgacgctctaccgctgagccaaccggccaggaccgagtaggtaatttttaaatcttttcagaaCTACTTTCTTCATGTGCTTATAGTCCAAGATCCACTTCCAAATTTGgggcaaaaaaagcatttgtgaTACCTAGCATAGGACACACTCTGAATGCCTATGATTTCTAACTGAATTTAAGTGCTACATAACCATCCCTTAAGTGTAACTCAATCTTGGCATGTATCCatttattcaaaaacaaaaatgtgtcaCTCCCAAAGCAAAGGCAATGAAATATGACACAAAACACAACCACTTACTAGTAGAAAATAACAAACGACAGAGTATGTTCATGAGAAATACTTTCTAATAATGACAAAAGCTAATGGTTTTATAGTATAGGAAATGTTCTAAATGCTTTTTTCCTATATTAGCTCATTTTGTCTTCACAACCACAGGATCAGGCAGGTACTACTTTTAGCTCCATCTTACAGACAAAAAAACTACATGTACAGAGAAGTGGTCACACAGCTACTAAGTAACAGCCTGAATCCAAGCCCAGGAAATCTGGCTCAGGAATCTGGGCCTGTTTGActagaatgcattttttttttctccccaaagatCCAGTTACCCTAAAACAAAATCACATTTGATCTTTTCATTCTGTTACTTAAACAGCTCTGTTGTCTTCAGGAGCCTAATTTTACTTCTGCCTTATCAtgtggcattcttttttttttttacagagacagagtcagaaagagggatagacagggacagacagacaggaacagagagatgagaagcatcaatcattagtttttcgttgcgcattgcgacaccttagttgttcactgttttctcatatgtgccttgaccgcaggccttcagcagaccaagtaaccccttgcttgagccactgaccttgggtccaagctggtgagctttttgctcaaaccagatgagcctgtgctcaagctggctaccttgggtgtctcgaacctggatctcggcatcccagtccgatgctctatccactgcgccaccgcctggtcaggctcatgtggcaTTCTTAAAGCAGGAAAAGGCACTGCCTTCTTTTCTTCAACTATCCAATTCTGTAAGACCCAGATTAATCATAATAACCCCATGTCTTTGTCAAAGCAGTTACCAATTTGCATTATAATTATCAACTTACATCTAACTTTTCCAAGAGATTTAACTCCTTAAGGCAaggaccacatcttcttcataGCACTTGGTATACGgtaagcatttttctttttttttttttttttgtatttttctgaagctggaaacggggagagacagtcagacagactcccgcatgcgcccgaccgggatccacccggcactcccaccaggggcaatgctctgcccaccagggggcgatgctctgcccctccggggcgtcgctctgctgcgaccagagccactctagcacctggggcagaggccaaggagccatccccagtgcctgggccatctttgctccaatggagccttggctgcgggaggggaagagagagacagagaggaagaagggggggtgggggcggagaagcaaatgggcgcttctcctatgtgccctggccgggaatcgaacccgggtcccccgcatgccaggccgacgctctaccgctgagccaaccggccagggccaataagcatttttcaatgtatttaatACAAACTttgctttcttcattttatcccccttcccttttcttgaaccaAACCGAGCAACTCCTTTTCACTAGTATTTTATTTGTAACACATTTGATCAGTACCCTGAAAATTTTCTTGCTTGCCTCATCCATAAAAAGACTTGTAATGCCCGTTGCTTAATTGTCCTACATCTTCTCAGCACTCATATAATCTTTTGCAACTCACGCTTGCAAGTGATGTAGCCAATTACATTAATTtggaattttgttttcattttccgtTTCTCCTGGAATACTGTTCATAAAGCTATAATTAGAATATACAGCAGTGCATTTCAATTTGATTATACGTATTGAGTGTCTGctttgtgtcaggcactgtgacaCAACTGACACAGTACCTGTCATTTGGGAGTTTATAGAGTTTAGTGGAGAAGGCAGTGCAAACAGGTCATTAAAAAATGTcacgtggcctgacctgtggtagtacagtggataaagcgtcgacctggaatgctaaggtcgctggttcaaaaccccaggcttgcctggtcaaagcacatatgggagttgatgcttcctgctcctcccccctgtctctctctctctttctcctctctaaaatgaataaagtctaaaaaaaatatgtcacGTGTCCAGAAAAGAACCAGTGCATATTGCTCAACGGAGAAGAAGACCTAGACCGACCTAGGGGTAAAGGAGGGCCTGTCAGAGGAACAGAAGTTGAGTTTGAACGTCAGTAGGAGTAACCTCCTATAACCTCTGACAATGGCAAGGGCCACACCTTCCATGTTTCCCCCTTTCCCAGGGTGTTTTTCCCTAAGTAAAACAATAATGCCTATAATACAGTTTTTACTGAACTGTTGTTGGCACGGTAGGAAATGGGAGGATTCTCTTCTTCTGAGCAGTCTAAATTGGTACCTTCGGAAGCATCCATTCTTGTACCTCCACGtcagttttaaaaacaaagagatacTCATCAATTTGCCAAACCTGAATGTACCTCATTCTCCTGGATTTGGGGTGCCCTTCCTTTTCTGAATCAGGTGGCAGTTGTTATTGAATTAACCTAGCCAGCCCTTCCCTCAACCATTCTTCCACTTAGTACTTCGGGGCTTTGGCCTCGTACCACTGTCTAATTCTTAGTGAAGCTTCTGGGGATATTTACTGGAATTgtgcccaaagccacacaaagAGAACTCCAACTAACTCTTAAAATGATTCAACCTAAGGTGTCTCTCAGCTGACTCTAACCAAAGAGAGGGAAAGATTATGCAAACAAGCTGTCTTAAAAGaagttttttatcatttaaaggtATGGGCCTCGAATTACATGTTTTTCTACCCTAACCTTCCAAAATCTGTTCCACAAAATTACTTCACTGGGATAATTTAAATGGAGAAACATTTCTGCAAAGTGATTAAGTAATATGCCTTAAAAACATTTATGCCTTCTGATGCAATAACCTCATTTCTAGGAATTCACTCTacagaaataattagaaatgtaCACTAAGACTTGTGTACAAACATaaagcaaaaaagcaaaaccaaacaatCACAACCacaataccaaaacaaaacaaccaaaataaaaaccCTGTTCACAGTAGtgttatttttaatagcaaaCAACTGGAAACAACATAAACATCCAACATCAAAACAATTAAATTGTATGGTAAATCAAATGCAGTATTATGAAGACATTAAAAACCttacaataatttaaaacaattgacAGATGATGTAATTTAGGAAAAGAATACTATAGACAAAATAATTGTATGTGCATAATGTACAATAATATATAAGAAAACTGGTTATTAGGAAACATCCCAGAACTTTCATGGTGAGTGATCTCAGGAAAAAATGATtatgggtgatttttattttggtcttcatacttttatgtattttctactttatacttctttgtatattttagcaaGTCTTATTTTCATGATCAGAAGGTAAGCTACTTTAAGGGGGAAACTCACCTGTGTATGTCTAATCAACTAATACTTTCTTTAATCTGACTATTCATGGCTCAAAtttacatccatccatccacccatccttccttcctttcattcattcattcatccaatttTTGCAAGGGCCAGaccaacagaaagggagagataagcagcatcaattcttcattgcggtaccttagttcattgattgctttctcatatgtaccttgaccagggggctccagcagagcgagtgaccccttgcccaagccagctaccttgggctcaagccagcgaccttggggctcaagccagagaccatggggtcatgtctatgatcccatgctcatgccagtaacactgggctcaagccagtgagcccgtgctcaagtcagcgaccttggggttctgaacctgggtcacCTGAgtcacaagctgacgctctatccactgcaccaggctCATGGCTCAAAATTAATCATGATCTTTTTTCAACCAAAGCTCCCATTTCATCCCTCACAGTGTCAAACTCCTAGGCTATCTACTGATTTTACTAGTCAACAATGTTAGACCAGCAGCTTAGCTGTCTTAGCAGTACCTCTGCTTGTAAGCAGCACACGCTCATGATGTCATGACTGCCAGGCATCCTGTTTCCATCTGTCTCTTTTATTACCAAGCATTTGGACCATCTTTAGCCTTGATTGGATTCCTACTTCactgggaggggacagagagagaaggcaagaaaggaaacaaaataaaaggtgaaGAAAAACTAAGTTTGGGTTAAAATATGGATGAACAAAGCAGAGGAGGTTAAGGCCAGagacaagtaaaagaaaataaacatgaaataagAGTAGAAAAGGTTAATTTTCCAACCGAAAAGGCAGCAATTGCCCAAATGGCTGCCATATTATGGTAATGATGTGCTATATCATTAGCCTACACTCTCCTAGTCATCCCCTTTCATGTTCACAGGGTAAACAATAACAAAAGGACTGTACCACTTCATCAGTCTCTGAGGCCACTTCAAAGATGACCCAAGTAGCTAGTGTGACTAAGGAACTAGATTTTAAACTTCATTTAATCTTAAATTATAGaaatttaaatagctacatgtggctagtggctattgTATTAGTGCTGTTCTAATACTACAAAAGTTAATGTTCAGCAATTgaacatgcattaaaaaaaaaaaagaaccttttactggctcagtggtagagtgtcggcctggtgtgtggaagtcccagatttgattcctagacaaggcacacaggaaaagcgcccatctgcttctccaccctccctctctcctttctgtctctctcttcccctcctgcagccaaggctccattggagcaaagttggcccgagtgctgacgattgctccatggcctctgcctcaggcactagaatggctccggttgtatagaagcaacagcccagatgggcagagcatcacccccctggtgggcatgccaggtggatcccggtcgggtgcatgcgggagtctgtctctctacctcccctcttctcacttcagaaaaataaaaaataaaaaaaaataaaaaatgaaccttTTCTTCTCTAAGACCCAGCAAAACAGCCAGAAAATCAGGTTATTCATTCAAAAAGAATATTTCTCTGAGTAAATCCCTGAGACCAGTAATGATTTATTGCCACCCAATCAGGAAAGATAAAATAAGGCACTTCAAAGGCAAATCTCAGCACCAAGCTTTCAGGTATCATTTTGCTTCCTCCCAGGGTTACGATTTAGATTTTCCTTGGAAGCTCTTCCTATCTTACCTTGGACCAAAACaaacttcctctttttctccattcTAGGCCAGTGACCTGGTGATCTGGGTCTTCCCATCCTCTAAGCTAAGAGGTTGACATTTTCTAGATGTTTTGACGAACAAACCAAAGAAACTTTGAAGCACAATGATCAGAGAGTTATCTTAACTGTAATGGtcctaaaagaagagaaaagaaatgaaaaaaggagcTCTGGGACTTAAGAGGAAGATGAGTTTGGGACTGAAAATGAAGAGATGAGGGCCAGTTCTCCAGAACAGTTTTTTCAAGTCCATGCATGAGGAAAATCTTCAACTTCGGGAGACTCAAAAGACTTTTCTATGTGAATTTTCCTGTGGTGACTGAGGTAGGCACTTCTGCTGAAGCATTTCTCACAGTCGGTACATTTGTAAGGTTTTTCTCCTATGTGGGTCCTCCGGTGTCTGATAAGGTTAAAGCTTTGACTGAAGCACTCACCACAATCGGGACATTTataaggtttctctcctgtgtgcgtCCTTTGATGAATCACCAGGGTGGAGCTCTGACTAAAAGTTTTCCAGCACTCAGAACATCTATAAGGTTtttctcctgtatgtgtcctctGATGTCTAATGAGATGGGAGCTAAGGCTAAAACTCTTTCCACATTCACAGCAtttatatggtttctctcctggcTGGATAATGCATTCTTCTATCCCACTGCAGCTCTGACTCAAATTTTCTTCACATTCAGAACTTTCATAgggtttttctcctgtgtgtgtTTTCCGGTGTGCAATAAGGTTTGAACTTCGACTAAAATTCTTCCCACATTCTGTACATTGGTAGGGTTTTTCTCCTGTATGTATTCTCTGATGCTTTATTAGAGTAGAATTACAACCAAAGCTTTTTCCACATTCAATACATTTGTAGGGTTTCTCACCTGTGTGTGTCCGCTGGTGGCGAATCAGGCTGGAACTCTGACTAAAACCCTTCCCACAATCAGGGCATTTATAaggtttttctccagtgtgagTCCTCTGATGTTCTATTAGGACATAACTGTGGCTGAAGCATTTCCCACAAACAGGACATTCGTATGGTTTTTCACCAGTGTGGGACCTGTGATGCTGAATAAGGTGAGAACTGCTGCTGAAACTCTTCCCACACTCGGGACatttatagggtttctctcctgtgtgagtcctCTCGTGGATAATAAGATGGGAAGTATTGCTGAAGTTTTTCCCACATTCACCACACTGgtagggcttctctcctgtgtgtgttCTCAGATGCTGGATCAGGTGGGAACTGTTACTGAAGCATTTGCCACACTCAGAGCATTTATAAGGTTTTTCTCCAGAGTGGGTTCGCTGGTGGGCACGTAAATGAGAACTATTATTGAAGCTTTTCCAACATTCAGAACATTTGTAGGGTTTGTCTCTGAAGGATGAATTCTGTTGGACAGAAGCACTGGCATGTTCTCCTGGGTCCCATCTCCAGTCATtaggtttttcttcctctttttctgtaGAACTTTCCCGATTCTCTGCCTTGCCATCTTTCTCATAGAAACCATCAGACCAAATTTCATCTTCTTGGGACCATGTCAatggtttttcttttgtatcctcaTGCTTATAATTTTGTGGGGCATCtctttttaaccattttgaggCTCTCTCTTTAAGTTTATCTGCCTTAAGGTTGTGTTGAACAGTTTCTAAATTATTCTTACTTTCATCTCCtgcaaagataaacaaatattctaaacatAGTCCCTAATCTCTGCCAAAGGGATTCTGATTTGCagtggaagagagaaaataacaaagtaaaaccttataaattattatgtatgacaatatttttaaaagtagttttacttctttaataTCAGAAGCAGGGGAGTCTTTTGTATTTAGTAACAACACTTATCAAGTATTTGAACAGTTGTCAGCAAATACAAaggaagatatttattaaagtgAATAAATTCACTGGCTTTATTCAAgaagacttaaaagaaaaatggggaCATGAATAAGAGAGACATTCAATAGGCTATCATCTGAGGTAAGAACTAGACAATACCTGAGCACATATAGAAATAATGGCAGCCACTCCCGGCATACCTCATTTTACTGTCTAGCTTTATTGTTTCATAGATGCTACAGTTTTTACAAATTGACAAGCACCTGTACCAGCAAAAATGAATACGACTAATTTTATTGAGATAATGCTTTATTGTGACCTGGAACTAAACCTACAGTATTTCTGAGGTATGCCTGAATTTATTAAGAGCAGTAGCTTTGCATATAGTATCTCACTAACCCCCCAAAAATATGTGAGACagatattatcatttatttttcttaaagagaaaacTAAGGCTGTAAGAGTTAACACAACTTGTGAGTTACAGAGCAGAGAATTAAAGTTTGTCTCATTCTAATAGCCTGTTCTTTCTACACACTCTATAGCACATCTTGTAATAAATTTCCAAAGTATTCAGATCATTTCTTGATCCCTCACCTGTAAAAGAGCTTTTCAAACTCTCCCTCTCCGTGAAGCCATTAGAATCTGAGACCAACAATTTTTTCTCTTGCTCCATCACAATGATCACAACCAGGTTAGGGGTCAAAACTCCTGTGGAAGGAAACAGGTCATGTTTGGAGGCATTTGTTAAAATttactcttcctccttccttcccagccaTGTATAAAATGTTCTGttaataatactaaaaataagaaatatggtCTTTAGAAGTCCTTTTAGAAAATCCTTTCTCAGATACAAGTGTTTAAAATGAAGGGTTAACCTAATTTACCTCTTCcaacaaaataacttttaaagttatattttcacATTAAAGTCTGAGGATCAggcttcaaaaataaaatgaatactaaCTGTCCCTCAGAGCTTAGAAACACTTTTAATTGAAAggcaaagtattttctttttggaGAATGCACCAATAATATTCAAGGGATCAATAGCAGGTATAAGAAGTAGTCAAAGCACCCTGTTTAGTTTAGAAAGAATAACTTGGTCCTTGACAGATGATGAAAACTTTAAGGCCAATTTCAAAAGAAAGTTAGGATCTCTATAATCAGTAACAAGAAATTAGTACAAAGAAGGGCtcaaataattataaacaataacccctaaatataaaataaagctgaCAAG
The Saccopteryx bilineata isolate mSacBil1 chromosome 3, mSacBil1_pri_phased_curated, whole genome shotgun sequence DNA segment above includes these coding regions:
- the ZNF572 gene encoding zinc finger protein 572, translated to MEQEKKLLVSDSNGFTERESLKSSFTGDESKNNLETVQHNLKADKLKERASKWLKRDAPQNYKHEDTKEKPLTWSQEDEIWSDGFYEKDGKAENRESSTEKEEEKPNDWRWDPGEHASASVQQNSSFRDKPYKCSECWKSFNNSSHLRAHQRTHSGEKPYKCSECGKCFSNSSHLIQHLRTHTGEKPYQCGECGKNFSNTSHLIIHERTHTGEKPYKCPECGKSFSSSSHLIQHHRSHTGEKPYECPVCGKCFSHSYVLIEHQRTHTGEKPYKCPDCGKGFSQSSSLIRHQRTHTGEKPYKCIECGKSFGCNSTLIKHQRIHTGEKPYQCTECGKNFSRSSNLIAHRKTHTGEKPYESSECEENLSQSCSGIEECIIQPGEKPYKCCECGKSFSLSSHLIRHQRTHTGEKPYRCSECWKTFSQSSTLVIHQRTHTGEKPYKCPDCGECFSQSFNLIRHRRTHIGEKPYKCTDCEKCFSRSAYLSHHRKIHIEKSFESPEVEDFPHAWT